Sequence from the Gemmatimonadota bacterium genome:
CTGCTATGTGCCCGGCCGGCAAGCACAACCATGCCCAGGGTCTCCACGAAATCCAGCCCGACGTTCAGGCCCTGCACATCATGCCTGGCATTGTCCGGATCATCGACGCGTTGTATCGTGCCGGTCGATACCTGTCCTATGTTGCCCTCGAGCCCCGGAAGGGATCTGCTGTGGGTCACCGCGGCCACGCCGGAATGTTGCAGCAAGGCTTCTTTCCAGGGCAGGAAGTCTTCCAATACGTCACCAACCGTTGGTATCACGATCACCTGGTCTTTGTCGAAACCCAGTTGCTTGCTCTGGAGGTATTCCATCTGATCGAACAAAATGCCCGTGCTGATGATCATGGCGATGGATATCGTAAACTGAATGACCACCAGGATCTTCCGCGACAGTCCCCCGGCCGCTTCGAGTTGTCGGCCTCCCAGCACGCCTTGTACCGGCTGCATGGCGGAAAGCAGGAGTGACGGGTAGCTTCCGGACAGCAAGCCTAATAGCAGCGCGCCGGCTGGAAGGACGAGCCACCAGATACCGGCACTCGTGAATTCCGTCGTTACCGGCTTTCCCGCGAAACTGTCGAAATACGGTGAGATCAGAAAAAGAGCCGCCAGGGCGATCATCAGCGCCAGGGCGGTTACCAGGACCGATTCTCCCAGGAACTGCCGGATCAGCTGGGAACGATGCGCGCCAAACACTTTGCGCAAGCCCACTTCTCTGGCCCGGCCGGCAAACCGGGCGGTCGACAGGTTGATGAAGTTGATACAGGCGACGACCAGGATGAAGAGGGCAATAGCCGAAAGGATGTAGATGTAGGCGATGTCGCTGTTGGCACCGGTCTCGTGCTCGAGATTGGAATGGAGATGGATATCGGTCACCGGTTGCAGGAAGAGTTCGAAGCGGCCGCCCCGTTCCC
This genomic interval carries:
- a CDS encoding FtsX-like permease family protein; its protein translation is ERGGRFELFLQPVTDIHLHSNLEHETGANSDIAYIYILSAIALFILVVACINFINLSTARFAGRAREVGLRKVFGAHRSQLIRQFLGESVLVTALALMIALAALFLISPYFDSFAGKPVTTEFTSAGIWWLVLPAGALLLGLLSGSYPSLLLSAMQPVQGVLGGRQLEAAGGLSRKILVVIQFTISIAMIISTGILFDQMEYLQSKQLGFDKDQVIVIPTVGDVLEDFLPWKEALLQHSGVAAVTHSRSLPGLEGNIGQVSTGTIQRVDDPDNARHDVQGLNVGLDFVETLGMVVLAGRAHSSVLVRKSEEGNVVINETAQRVLGWTTPEAAIGQEVRFGNGSTQTVIGVVRDFHFRSLHLKIEPIVLFLGGGLHLAVRLHPDDTEHTLDYIESQWSKFFPGFPIAYTFLDKNIERLYRSEVRIGYVFGIFALVAVFLACLGLFALVSFTVERRTREIGVRKAVGASIRQVLVLLSGEFVVIVLIANVFAWPAAWLIMQRWLESFAYRTEIGWEIFLLSGVTALMITLITISYHVVRTALTNPADVLRSE